A window of Ignavibacterium sp. contains these coding sequences:
- a CDS encoding bifunctional UDP-sugar hydrolase/5'-nucleotidase → MLKRFHLLVFLLLIFNISFAQTVNVKIIETSDVHGAIFPYDLVNDRPSNSSLAQVMTYLNEQRADTNQIIFLLDNGDILQGDPVVYYYNFEKTDTIHLYADVMNYMKYDAATIGNHDIETGHNVYDKFNNEINFPWLAANAIRTSDGKPYFKPYTTIERGGIKIAVFGLITPAIPKWLPEKIWEGMQFDDMIESAQRWAKKIRETEQPDLLIGLFHAGVNYNYSDEDSTIYKNENASKLIAEKVTGFDVIFVGHDHEGWNFKTRNPNGKEVLVLGTQASARTLAVANIKLTFDKFCGFFASDEMSGEIVEVKNYKPDEDFMKRFSPAFDEVKKYVSRPIGLFTKTISSRDALFGPSEFVDLINSVQLELTNADISFTAPLSFNATIKEGDLFVKDMFNLYRYENLLYSIEMSGQEIKDYLEFSYGNWFNQMKDENDHLLRFRLDDNGKIVYSQRTNSPELYERFYNFDAAAGIDYVVNVTKPIGERVNILKLSDGREFDLNSVYKVALNSYRGNGGGDHLTKGAKIPKDELNKRLISSTDKDLRYYMMKWIEEKKSVEPKLLGNWKVVPENFWQAGKQKDYILIFD, encoded by the coding sequence TATCTCCTTTGCTCAGACTGTTAATGTCAAAATCATCGAAACATCTGATGTTCACGGGGCAATATTTCCTTATGATCTTGTAAATGATCGTCCGTCAAATTCATCTCTTGCACAGGTTATGACTTATCTTAATGAACAACGTGCAGATACAAACCAGATTATTTTTCTTCTTGACAACGGCGATATTCTTCAGGGAGATCCGGTTGTTTATTATTACAACTTCGAAAAGACTGATACAATTCATCTATATGCAGATGTTATGAATTATATGAAATATGATGCAGCAACAATCGGTAATCATGATATCGAAACCGGTCACAATGTTTATGATAAATTCAATAATGAAATAAATTTTCCCTGGCTTGCTGCAAATGCTATAAGAACTTCTGATGGTAAACCTTACTTTAAACCTTATACAACTATCGAAAGAGGTGGAATTAAAATTGCCGTTTTTGGTTTGATAACTCCTGCAATTCCCAAATGGCTTCCCGAAAAAATCTGGGAAGGAATGCAATTCGATGATATGATTGAATCTGCTCAGAGGTGGGCAAAGAAGATTCGTGAAACCGAGCAGCCGGATTTGCTGATTGGATTATTTCACGCCGGAGTAAATTATAATTACAGCGATGAAGATTCAACTATATACAAAAATGAAAACGCTTCAAAACTTATCGCAGAAAAAGTTACCGGCTTTGATGTAATATTTGTTGGTCACGATCACGAAGGATGGAATTTCAAGACACGAAATCCAAATGGTAAGGAAGTGCTCGTTCTGGGAACTCAGGCAAGCGCCCGCACATTGGCAGTTGCGAACATTAAATTAACTTTTGATAAGTTCTGCGGATTCTTTGCTTCAGATGAGATGTCGGGAGAAATAGTAGAAGTTAAAAACTACAAACCAGATGAAGATTTTATGAAAAGATTTTCCCCTGCTTTTGATGAAGTAAAAAAATATGTTTCGCGACCAATTGGACTATTCACAAAAACAATTTCATCGCGTGATGCTCTCTTTGGTCCATCAGAGTTTGTTGATTTGATTAATTCAGTACAACTTGAATTAACAAATGCAGATATTTCTTTTACTGCGCCGCTTTCATTTAATGCCACAATTAAAGAAGGAGATTTGTTCGTTAAAGATATGTTCAATTTATATCGTTATGAAAATCTTCTTTACTCAATTGAAATGAGCGGACAGGAAATAAAGGATTATCTCGAGTTTTCTTACGGCAACTGGTTTAATCAGATGAAAGATGAAAATGATCATCTCTTAAGATTCCGTCTTGATGATAACGGAAAGATTGTTTATTCACAAAGAACAAACTCACCGGAACTCTATGAAAGATTTTATAATTTTGATGCGGCCGCAGGAATTGATTATGTTGTTAATGTAACCAAACCAATCGGTGAAAGGGTTAATATATTAAAGTTATCTGATGGTCGTGAATTTGATTTGAACTCAGTTTATAAAGTCGCTTTGAACTCATATCGTGGCAACGGCGGAGGAGATCATTTGACAAAAGGAGCAAAAATTCCGAAAGATGAACTTAACAAAAGGTTAATCAGTTCAACAGACAAAGATCTTCGTTATTATATGATGAAATGGATTGAAGAAAAAAAATCCGTTGAACCAAAACTACTCGGTAACTGGAAAGTTGTACCGGAAAATTTCTGGCAAGCAGGCAAACAAAAAGATTATATCTTAATTTTTGATTAA
- a CDS encoding T9SS type A sorting domain-containing protein, with amino-acid sequence MKSIIKLVFSILIICNYTFIYPQYQKEWQDIFSFLSNSSVSSVGVGSDNMGNLYIGGTATLNSNNSDFLIIKYNSQGDTVWTRLYDINSENTVLVKDFFVDSLGNCYLTGSSTTTSFSTAIVTIKFNSDGVLQFSSIYNTNSFSATAKSLIVDDDGSVLVLVSENTGLTLIKYNFDGSEVWTNNYVNDFATMTPEKMVMDNNGFILVGGSMTNPNNFSQDFFVMKLNSFNGDSIWTQTYDRAGFDDYFSSITVDNQGNIFIGGSANYAQNFLTSDFAVVKLNSDGQFQWARFYNGNSDQRDEVIDIISDSDGNIFVGGNSYDPTFLSTVVLIKYSPTGDSLWAATFNGDSIIINSSVNNFKLNKVKRFGPDARFFGFTFNPFFPSPDLIISGIMAATATSPTGAFALILNTNSLLFENFIAEHVVNYNFFEALAILSLLNDLIIVGDAQRSLSSNIVIITTKYKHSITNVENLTNLLSDFTLDQNYPNPFNPYTKISWQSPVGSWQTLKVYDVLGNEVAILVDEYKAAGNYSLEFNGGNLPSGVYIYKLIAGSYTSSKKMVLMK; translated from the coding sequence ATGAAAAGTATTATAAAACTGGTGTTTAGCATTTTGATAATCTGTAATTATACTTTTATCTATCCGCAATATCAAAAAGAATGGCAGGATATATTCTCGTTTTTATCTAACTCATCTGTATCTTCTGTTGGAGTAGGTTCTGATAATATGGGGAATTTATATATTGGAGGAACAGCAACTCTCAACTCTAACAACTCTGACTTTTTGATAATAAAATATAATTCACAGGGTGATACTGTATGGACCAGGTTATATGATATCAATTCCGAAAATACTGTTTTGGTAAAAGATTTTTTTGTGGATAGTTTGGGTAATTGTTATTTGACAGGTTCAAGTACTACAACAAGTTTTTCCACAGCAATTGTAACAATTAAATTTAATTCTGATGGAGTCCTTCAATTTAGTTCTATTTATAATACAAACTCTTTTTCTGCAACTGCCAAATCGTTAATTGTTGACGATGATGGGTCTGTATTGGTTTTAGTATCAGAAAATACCGGGCTTACATTAATTAAGTATAATTTCGATGGCTCCGAAGTGTGGACAAATAATTATGTGAATGACTTTGCAACTATGACACCGGAGAAAATGGTTATGGATAATAATGGATTTATACTTGTGGGCGGTTCAATGACTAACCCAAACAATTTTTCCCAGGATTTCTTTGTTATGAAATTAAATAGTTTTAATGGTGATTCAATATGGACTCAAACTTATGATAGAGCTGGATTTGATGATTATTTTTCTTCTATTACAGTTGATAATCAAGGTAATATTTTTATAGGTGGCAGTGCAAATTATGCACAAAATTTTTTAACATCTGATTTTGCTGTAGTCAAGCTTAATTCCGATGGTCAGTTCCAATGGGCAAGATTTTATAATGGAAATTCTGATCAGCGGGATGAAGTGATTGATATAATTTCTGATTCGGATGGAAATATTTTTGTTGGAGGTAATTCATATGACCCCACATTTCTGAGCACAGTGGTTTTAATTAAATATTCTCCTACAGGAGATTCTCTATGGGCTGCTACTTTTAATGGTGATTCAATTATAATTAATTCTTCAGTCAATAATTTCAAATTAAATAAAGTTAAGAGATTTGGTCCGGACGCACGCTTTTTCGGATTCACGTTTAATCCTTTTTTCCCTTCACCAGATTTAATTATATCAGGAATCATGGCGGCAACAGCCACATCACCAACAGGTGCATTTGCATTAATATTAAATACTAATTCGTTACTATTTGAAAATTTTATAGCAGAGCATGTTGTGAATTATAATTTTTTTGAAGCTCTTGCAATACTATCTCTTTTAAATGATTTGATCATAGTTGGAGATGCCCAGCGATCCCTTAGCAGTAATATCGTTATCATAACTACAAAATATAAACATTCAATCACTAATGTTGAGAATTTAACGAATCTTCTCTCTGATTTTACTCTCGATCAAAATTATCCTAATCCATTTAATCCATACACTAAGATTAGTTGGCAGTCGCCAGTAGGTAGTTGGCAAACATTGAAAGTTTATGATGTGCTTGGAAATGAAGTAGCGATATTGGTTGATGAATACAAGGCGGCAGGAAATTATAGTTTAGAATTTAATGGAGGAAATCTCCCAAGTGGAGTTTATATCTATAAACTTATTGCCGGTTCATATACTTCTAGCAAGAAGATGGTATTGATGAAATAG
- a CDS encoding CHAT domain-containing tetratricopeptide repeat protein, with protein sequence MRILFSYILFITFLFLNCPNSFGQQITVLSDSSAGNYYFEKAEHFYERGEYDSSTYYYKQAANEFKSQKRWKDYLISKNYAGINLRYLSMYDESFNTLNEALSIGLEQLGSNEPILADIYNSIGSYYYETGELDSALVYYRNGLNLSLSAFGENHKNTARGYHNVGLIYYWQMDSDKALQYFEKSLYIWLSLIGEKHSAVGNCYLNIANAYYLMEDFDKAIQYALKSLNVWKSVLGEDHQYVAMAYNNLADTYETIGKYNEAIETDKIGLDLRKKIFGNEHIETANSLAHIASIYTKTGEFEKSRQYFNEAFAIYKKYPNSNPYKLQALLDLADLNLREGRYEEALKNCDTVLIYTLPEVLNTDFNVDNLTLTPMRTELLNAIFLKGEIYSKYQSNQLLHPDKKYIQIDHNSLKSSYFWYKRYNQVLEKIKREYRNETSKLFLGKKKFEVIEKLIGISLELYELTGDEKYKSEAFAFSEQSKAQSLYEAITESNAKQFAGIDEQYLQLEKSIKTKKTFLETKILEFEAEQPDSDEMLLMKKELFALSSKYDSLINFFETNYPEYYRLKFDDNTPDIKLVQKDVLDDQTVLLEYFIGDSLAYIFIVDKNQNAVLKTTCSEIYDYTKKFRASLQNLDYETYLHSAYKLYSILMKPAENFLSDKKRIIIIPDGITLYLPFEALLYKKISVTNNLDFKTLPYLLNQYEFVYSYSIKLLLNRKSDSNNIKLSFAGFAPVFIDENIDKLKIQQVIDSTLFLSERSNKGQEDDYSALPESDTEITEISKLFNSKGYKSKIFKYKNATETNLKSDEITSYSCVHLATHGFINESKPRLSGLIMSIDSKAQEDGILYSEEVFNLKLNAKLIVLSACESGLGTIINGEGILGLTRGFLYSGAENIIVSLWRVADKSTSVLMLKFYEKLLEGKSYTSALREAKLEILKDGTYSYPLEWSPFILIGK encoded by the coding sequence ATGAGAATACTTTTTTCATATATTCTTTTTATAACTTTTCTTTTTCTTAACTGTCCGAATTCATTTGGACAACAAATAACTGTCTTGTCAGATTCTTCAGCAGGGAATTATTATTTTGAAAAGGCAGAACATTTTTATGAAAGAGGTGAATACGACAGTTCAACATATTATTACAAACAAGCAGCAAATGAATTCAAGTCTCAAAAACGCTGGAAGGATTACCTCATTTCAAAAAATTATGCGGGAATTAATCTGAGATATCTTTCGATGTATGATGAATCTTTTAATACATTAAATGAAGCTTTAAGCATTGGACTTGAACAACTTGGGAGCAATGAACCTATTTTGGCAGATATTTATAATAGCATCGGTTCTTACTACTATGAAACAGGCGAACTTGACAGCGCTCTGGTGTACTATAGAAACGGACTGAATCTTAGTTTATCAGCTTTTGGTGAAAATCATAAAAATACTGCAAGAGGTTATCACAATGTTGGACTAATTTATTACTGGCAAATGGACTCCGACAAAGCTTTACAATATTTTGAAAAATCACTTTACATCTGGCTTTCTTTAATCGGAGAAAAACACTCCGCTGTCGGAAATTGTTATCTTAATATTGCCAATGCATATTATCTTATGGAAGATTTTGATAAAGCAATTCAATACGCATTAAAATCACTAAATGTATGGAAATCAGTTTTAGGTGAAGATCATCAATATGTAGCTATGGCATACAATAACCTTGCTGATACATATGAAACTATTGGCAAATACAACGAAGCAATTGAAACTGACAAAATTGGACTGGATCTTAGAAAAAAAATCTTTGGTAATGAACATATCGAAACAGCCAATTCTCTGGCACATATAGCAAGTATATATACAAAAACAGGAGAGTTTGAAAAATCCCGACAATATTTCAATGAAGCTTTTGCAATCTATAAAAAGTATCCAAATTCAAATCCTTACAAATTACAAGCACTTCTCGATTTAGCAGATTTGAATTTGAGAGAAGGGAGATATGAAGAAGCATTAAAAAACTGTGATACAGTATTAATTTATACTCTTCCGGAAGTGTTGAATACTGATTTTAATGTGGATAATTTAACATTAACTCCAATGAGAACTGAATTATTAAATGCGATATTTCTTAAAGGAGAGATTTATTCAAAATATCAATCAAATCAACTGCTGCATCCTGACAAAAAATATATACAAATCGATCATAATTCTTTAAAAAGTTCCTATTTCTGGTACAAAAGATATAATCAGGTACTTGAAAAAATAAAAAGAGAATACAGAAATGAAACTTCAAAATTATTTCTGGGTAAGAAAAAGTTTGAAGTAATAGAAAAGTTGATAGGAATTTCGCTTGAACTCTATGAATTAACCGGTGATGAGAAATACAAGAGTGAAGCATTTGCATTCTCTGAGCAAAGCAAAGCTCAATCATTGTACGAGGCGATTACAGAATCAAACGCAAAACAATTTGCAGGAATTGATGAACAATATTTGCAACTAGAAAAATCGATTAAAACCAAAAAGACTTTTCTTGAAACAAAAATACTAGAGTTTGAAGCAGAACAACCGGACTCAGATGAAATGCTTCTAATGAAAAAAGAATTATTCGCGTTGAGTTCAAAATATGACAGCCTGATTAATTTCTTTGAAACAAATTACCCCGAATATTACAGACTTAAGTTTGATGATAACACACCTGATATAAAATTAGTCCAAAAGGATGTTCTGGATGATCAAACAGTATTACTTGAATATTTTATTGGTGATAGTTTAGCTTACATCTTTATTGTTGATAAAAACCAAAATGCTGTATTAAAAACAACTTGCTCAGAAATTTATGACTATACGAAAAAATTCAGAGCCTCACTACAAAATCTGGATTACGAAACATATCTTCATTCAGCATATAAACTTTATTCTATTCTGATGAAACCCGCAGAAAACTTCTTATCTGACAAAAAAAGAATTATCATCATACCCGATGGCATTACGCTTTATCTCCCATTCGAAGCACTTTTGTACAAAAAGATTTCCGTTACCAATAATTTGGATTTCAAGACACTGCCATATCTTCTGAACCAATATGAATTCGTCTATAGCTATTCTATAAAATTGTTGTTAAACAGAAAATCCGATTCAAATAATATTAAATTATCATTTGCCGGCTTTGCACCGGTTTTTATTGATGAAAACATAGACAAGCTTAAGATTCAGCAAGTAATTGATTCAACTTTATTTTTAAGTGAAAGAAGCAACAAAGGACAAGAAGATGATTATTCTGCTTTGCCGGAAAGTGATACTGAAATAACTGAGATATCCAAATTGTTCAATTCAAAAGGATATAAGAGTAAAATATTCAAGTATAAAAATGCAACTGAGACAAATTTGAAATCTGATGAAATAACTTCGTATAGCTGCGTTCATCTTGCAACTCATGGTTTTATTAATGAATCAAAGCCCAGACTCTCCGGTTTAATTATGTCCATTGATTCTAAAGCTCAGGAAGATGGGATTCTATATTCTGAAGAGGTGTTTAATTTAAAGTTGAATGCAAAACTGATAGTTCTAAGCGCTTGTGAAAGTGGTTTGGGAACAATAATCAATGGTGAAGGAATTCTCGGATTGACAAGAGGATTTTTGTATTCAGGAGCTGAGAACATTATTGTTTCACTCTGGCGTGTTGCCGATAAATCGACATCAGTTTTAATGTTAAAGTTTTATGAAAAATTATTAGAAGGAAAAAGCTATACTTCTGCTTTAAGGGAAGCTAAACTTGAAATTTTGAAAGATGGAACATACTCTTATCCACTCGAGTGGAGTCCGTTTATTTTAATTGGCAAATAA
- a CDS encoding zf-HC2 domain-containing protein: protein MKNFLEEYSMLLNNSREHLSNQAISTYLNLREVLSEKEQAFVENHLKSCSECRIKYEKIISEDKEMDEIFSENTSEISEHSSIKNFQIIKLFKYSAVALISIALGLSFYYILVVKDDLKIVQKVDRKFEIDSLSNIQKVDSNKTPEIAFNEKTEVKRQWNNFDKEVFATNAVLENFINRNTRSNLNYEIISPANGDTVKSPITFNWKQIKQSKSNTIVIVDNKNRTVYQKTIIGSEIKVNQKFNRGLYYWKLLSDDKLELVGKFFIR, encoded by the coding sequence ATGAAAAACTTTTTAGAAGAATATTCAATGCTGCTTAATAATTCAAGGGAACATCTTTCGAATCAAGCGATCTCAACTTATCTGAACTTAAGAGAAGTGTTATCTGAAAAAGAGCAGGCGTTTGTTGAAAATCATCTGAAATCCTGCTCAGAGTGCAGAATTAAATATGAAAAAATTATTTCTGAAGATAAAGAAATGGATGAGATTTTTTCTGAAAATACTTCAGAAATCTCCGAACATAGCTCAATAAAAAATTTTCAAATAATTAAACTTTTCAAATATTCCGCAGTTGCTTTGATTTCAATTGCTTTAGGCCTCAGCTTTTATTACATATTAGTTGTGAAAGATGATTTGAAAATAGTTCAAAAAGTTGACAGAAAATTTGAAATTGATAGCCTGTCAAATATTCAAAAAGTGGACAGCAACAAAACTCCTGAAATTGCCTTCAATGAAAAAACTGAAGTTAAAAGACAATGGAATAATTTTGATAAAGAAGTTTTTGCTACAAATGCAGTTCTTGAAAATTTTATTAACCGAAATACAAGATCAAACCTTAATTATGAAATAATTAGCCCAGCAAACGGAGACACTGTAAAAAGCCCTATCACATTCAATTGGAAACAGATCAAACAATCAAAATCAAACACAATTGTTATTGTTGATAATAAAAACAGAACAGTTTACCAGAAAACCATAATCGGTTCCGAAATTAAAGTAAATCAAAAATTTAACAGAGGTTTGTATTACTGGAAATTACTTTCTGATGATAAGCTTGAATTAGTTGGGAAATTTTTTATCCGATAA
- the hemL gene encoding glutamate-1-semialdehyde 2,1-aminomutase, with protein MMNTTKSKQLFEKAKRYIPGGVNSPVRAFKSVGGEPIFIEKGSGSKFYDVDGNEYIDYIGSWGPHLFGHNPPFIKQALAEAFEKGTSFGAPTELEVRMAQLITDLVPSVEMVRMVNSGTEATMSAIRAARGYTNKEKFIKFEGCYHGHADYFLIKAGSGALTLGVPTSPGVTKGNAADTLLADFNDIESVKKLVYANKNNVAAIIIEPIAGNMGVVKADESFLVELRNLCNEENIVLIFDEVMTGFRVAAGGAQEILGIKPDLTTFGKIIGGGLPVGAFGGKKEIMEMVAPAGPVYQAGTLSGNPLAMAAGYAALSYIKEHPEIYVQLEKSSMYLENGFKENLKAVGKNYAMNRVGSMMCMFFTEEPVNDFKSAVKSDTALYGKYFHEMLKRGIYLAPAQFEALFVSTAHTKEDLDKTIKAHREALETISKQ; from the coding sequence ATTATGAACACAACAAAAAGCAAACAGTTATTCGAAAAAGCAAAAAGATATATCCCCGGTGGAGTTAACTCTCCCGTACGTGCATTCAAATCAGTTGGCGGTGAGCCAATCTTTATTGAAAAAGGAAGCGGCTCAAAATTTTATGATGTTGACGGCAATGAGTACATCGATTACATCGGAAGCTGGGGACCGCATCTGTTCGGACATAATCCGCCATTCATCAAACAAGCTTTGGCAGAAGCATTTGAAAAAGGAACAAGCTTTGGTGCACCAACAGAACTTGAAGTCAGAATGGCTCAGTTAATCACCGATTTAGTTCCTTCGGTTGAGATGGTAAGAATGGTTAACAGCGGAACAGAAGCCACAATGTCGGCGATTCGTGCCGCACGAGGTTACACCAACAAAGAAAAGTTTATCAAGTTTGAAGGATGTTATCACGGACACGCTGATTATTTTCTTATCAAAGCCGGAAGCGGTGCTTTAACACTTGGAGTTCCAACCTCTCCAGGTGTTACAAAAGGAAATGCTGCCGACACATTACTTGCTGATTTCAACGACATTGAATCGGTAAAGAAACTTGTTTATGCAAACAAAAACAATGTGGCCGCAATAATTATTGAACCGATTGCCGGCAATATGGGAGTTGTAAAAGCCGATGAAAGTTTTCTTGTTGAATTAAGAAATCTTTGCAACGAAGAAAACATTGTTCTGATTTTTGATGAAGTGATGACAGGGTTTCGGGTTGCTGCAGGTGGCGCACAGGAAATACTTGGAATCAAACCCGACTTAACAACATTCGGGAAAATAATTGGTGGTGGTTTGCCAGTCGGTGCATTCGGTGGTAAAAAAGAAATTATGGAAATGGTTGCACCTGCCGGTCCGGTTTATCAGGCGGGAACATTAAGCGGAAATCCGCTTGCAATGGCTGCAGGTTATGCAGCGCTTAGTTACATCAAAGAGCATCCGGAAATTTATGTTCAGTTAGAAAAGAGCTCGATGTATCTTGAAAACGGATTTAAAGAGAATCTGAAAGCCGTCGGAAAAAATTATGCAATGAACCGTGTCGGCTCAATGATGTGTATGTTCTTTACAGAAGAGCCGGTAAACGATTTCAAAAGTGCAGTGAAGTCCGATACAGCATTATATGGAAAATATTTTCATGAAATGTTAAAGCGGGGAATTTATCTTGCCCCGGCACAGTTTGAAGCACTGTTCGTCTCAACAGCACATACCAAAGAAGACTTGGATAAAACAATTAAGGCACACAGAGAGGCGCTGGAAACAATTTCCAAACAATAA
- a CDS encoding nuclear transport factor 2 family protein: MSNETTLNKDQKQLWELVQKINNCWYKGNPLQLSDFFDPNIVFNSPDFKHQIIGKDNCIQTYSDFMNNSKVLIYNEGNPTVELFANTAIVTYDFEMKYEQNKKTYHETGTDIMVFERHQGSWKVIWRGLSNLKNV; the protein is encoded by the coding sequence ATGAGCAACGAAACGACATTGAACAAAGACCAAAAACAACTTTGGGAACTAGTCCAAAAAATCAACAATTGTTGGTACAAAGGAAACCCGTTACAACTTTCGGATTTTTTTGACCCAAATATTGTGTTTAATAGTCCTGACTTCAAGCATCAAATCATTGGTAAAGACAACTGTATTCAGACATATAGTGATTTTATGAATAACTCAAAAGTTCTCATATACAATGAAGGCAATCCGACAGTCGAACTATTTGCAAATACTGCCATTGTAACTTATGACTTTGAAATGAAATACGAACAGAATAAAAAGACATATCATGAAACAGGAACAGATATTATGGTTTTTGAACGCCATCAGGGTTCGTGGAAAGTTATTTGGAGAGGATTGAGTAACTTAAAAAATGTATAA
- a CDS encoding amidase codes for MSQYIYKSATELAGLIREGKAESRDIVKEHLEQIKKHNHKLNALISVFEEEALLEASLCDKEAKEGRFRGLLHGVPVTIKEQFWIKGKKSNNNFKMLENFVAPEDAVIVSRIRKSGAIILGQTNVPKNLTDYQVAGDIYPEGKNPYNTEYTPGGSTGGGAAALASGFTPLELGGDLGGSIRVPSSFCGLYGLKPTENTVPLHGNIPLPENTRTLIVHMVQAGPLARTIDDVELLWKIIAGPHESDRNIPDINWKPAEKKSFSEFKIAWTDGWPGFETSTQISNAIRTFADNLNDKGCKIEKKIPDETLHFDSLKVFAGLIPYIVAQGNNPFVRTLIKMQFNKGLLKGMKKEFPDLDKIFSSAFRFDANHYGETILQRHLITQRWETFFNEYDFLIAPVAFGPAFKRCKIGSRLNYDGKEMNYFRYVWPYVACFNASGNPSVTIPLGLGKEGLPIGLQVVGKYWSEPELLGFAKKVTEITPGFIKPNGY; via the coding sequence ATGAGTCAATACATTTATAAATCTGCAACAGAATTAGCCGGTTTGATTCGCGAGGGGAAAGCAGAAAGCAGGGATATTGTTAAAGAACATCTTGAGCAAATTAAAAAACACAACCACAAACTGAATGCTCTGATTTCTGTTTTTGAAGAAGAAGCCCTGCTGGAAGCATCGTTGTGTGATAAAGAAGCTAAGGAAGGCAGGTTTCGCGGACTGCTTCACGGAGTTCCAGTTACCATTAAAGAACAATTCTGGATTAAAGGAAAAAAGAGCAACAATAATTTTAAAATGCTTGAAAATTTCGTCGCTCCCGAAGATGCGGTCATTGTCAGCAGAATCAGAAAAAGCGGAGCGATAATTCTCGGACAAACCAATGTTCCTAAAAATTTAACTGATTATCAGGTTGCCGGCGATATTTATCCCGAAGGAAAGAATCCATACAATACTGAATACACACCTGGAGGAAGTACCGGCGGCGGTGCAGCGGCGCTTGCATCAGGTTTTACACCACTTGAACTGGGTGGTGATTTGGGCGGTTCAATAAGGGTACCTTCTTCTTTCTGCGGATTGTATGGTTTGAAGCCCACCGAAAATACAGTTCCTCTGCACGGAAATATTCCATTACCCGAGAATACCCGAACATTAATTGTGCATATGGTTCAGGCAGGTCCGCTGGCAAGAACTATTGATGATGTCGAATTACTCTGGAAAATAATTGCAGGACCGCATGAAAGCGACCGCAACATTCCTGATATAAATTGGAAACCTGCTGAAAAAAAATCATTCAGTGAATTTAAGATTGCCTGGACTGACGGTTGGCCGGGATTTGAAACAAGTACTCAAATAAGTAATGCCATCAGAACTTTTGCAGATAATTTAAATGATAAGGGGTGCAAAATTGAAAAGAAAATTCCGGATGAAACTCTTCATTTCGATTCCCTGAAAGTTTTTGCCGGATTAATTCCGTATATAGTTGCACAGGGAAACAACCCATTTGTTCGTACGCTTATAAAGATGCAATTCAATAAAGGATTGCTGAAGGGAATGAAAAAAGAATTTCCTGATTTGGATAAAATCTTTAGTAGTGCATTCAGATTTGATGCTAATCATTACGGCGAAACGATTCTGCAGCGCCATTTGATTACACAAAGATGGGAGACTTTTTTCAACGAGTATGATTTTCTCATAGCTCCTGTTGCATTCGGACCGGCTTTCAAACGATGTAAGATTGGAAGCAGACTGAATTACGATGGAAAGGAAATGAATTATTTCAGATACGTTTGGCCTTATGTTGCCTGCTTTAATGCATCGGGAAATCCTTCGGTAACAATTCCTTTGGGACTTGGCAAAGAGGGTCTGCCGATTGGTCTGCAGGTAGTAGGAAAATACTGGAGCGAACCGGAACTACTGGGCTTTGCAAAAAAAGTAACGGAAATTACTCCCGGCTTTATTAAACCAAACGGATATTAA
- a CDS encoding CPBP family intramembrane glutamic endopeptidase — protein sequence MSGNINILIGSLLGQLFGNAAFEELIYRGILFLQFYLLLKTKNNIKKSLFYSVIISQIIFALIHIPNRLIINQVNNLGTDLMILFTAGSVLTLIFIITRNLLFLIGIHALINQPFNLIETDFPMRIIISILVIISAAFWNKIMLVNDNEIKSIKI from the coding sequence ATGTCTGGCAATATTAACATTCTGATCGGTAGTTTACTCGGACAGTTATTTGGAAATGCAGCTTTTGAAGAATTGATCTATCGGGGGATTCTATTTTTACAATTTTATCTGTTGTTGAAAACTAAAAATAACATAAAGAAATCACTATTCTATTCGGTAATTATATCTCAAATTATTTTTGCATTAATTCATATTCCTAATCGTTTAATTATTAATCAGGTGAATAATCTTGGAACCGATTTAATGATTCTTTTTACTGCGGGTTCGGTATTAACATTAATATTTATTATAACCAGAAACCTTCTGTTTTTAATCGGTATTCATGCATTAATCAATCAACCATTCAATCTCATTGAGACAGATTTTCCGATGAGAATAATCATTTCCATTTTGGTAATCATATCTGCTGCATTTTGGAACAAGATTATGCTGGTAAATGATAATGAAATAAAATCTATTAAAATCTGA